One segment of Coregonus clupeaformis isolate EN_2021a chromosome 38, ASM2061545v1, whole genome shotgun sequence DNA contains the following:
- the LOC121566618 gene encoding uncharacterized protein LOC121566618 isoform X2, translating to MLLKAKLGDVQKFVRITEPNLKDFLIAESVSMVASSEQSQPSSLDTLDSEDTVIISDSPSRKRQRLDTEAKQLVESALTNKTGGERIINEYNRTKSLTDETRRKMVNMLAADMTEMNGTSPPRQVKEMYAKGIVTLFPYLSDPFSKNGYEHYYDGESGTGYLAWRIKTIQRGTAKDRRSSFGESAKGSTGEDMSGGPTVRRESQFVPETALTDDECNKAISLMKHSADADTIKKKMELTFVYRRKMILDPQQSSNILSEFPRFKDVKSLVEQDFVLMFGEDTSSKLLERWPVTFKKKIIKQCRKLPSTSELEELLLAADPPEDGTELDVDFGWDSDLSSVLLLIHLIPPSAQGRKRPGKVSASQAEKHLVVFKKTGTNIQEHLDAITTSAQPYLLAVGVKKNAIHQFFIIIDKNAIPCRSTSSLVAFDELFKAHFVFGTSYNTMLHNMYTFIQTTVYSIDAGKVKESPRVAEIRARLLH from the exons ATGCTGCTTAAAGCTAAACTTGGAGATGTCCAAAAATTTGTCAGAATAACTGAGCCAAATCTGAAAGACTTTTTGATTGCAG AATCTGTCTCCATGGTGGCCTCTTCTGAGCAATCCCAACCATCATCCCTTGATACCTTGGACTCTGAGGATACAGTCATTATTTCAGATAGCCCCTCCAGAAAACGCCAGAGGCTGGATACAGAAGCCAAGCAA TTGGTGGAATCAGCTCTTACCAACAAAACCGGTGGGGAACGTATAATAAATGAATACAACCGAACCAAGTCCTTGACGGATGAAACAAGACGCAAAATGGTGAACATGCTGGCAGCTGACATGACAGAAATGAATGG TACATCTCCACCCAGACAGGTGAAAGAAATGTATGCCAAAGGAATAGTGACCTTATTCCCGTACCTCAGTGACCCATTCTCTAAGAATGGCTAT GAGCATTATTATGATGGCGAGAGTGGAACTGGGTACTTGGCCTGGAGGATTAAAACTATTCAGAGAGGCACCGCCAAAGACAGGCGATCATCATTCGGAG AATCAGCCAAAGGATCAACTGGTGAAGACATGTCTGGAGGACCGACTGTCAGACGAGAATCCCAGTTTGTTCCAGAGACTGCCCTGACTGATGATGAGTGCAACAAAGCAATCTCACTGATGAAACATTCTGCTGATGCAGACACAATCAAGAAGAAAATGGAACTGACGTTTGTGTATCGCCGCAAAATGATCCTCGACCCCCAGCAGTCAAGCAACATACTGTCTGAGTTTCCACGTTTTAAAGACGTCAAAAGCTTG GTTGAACAGGATTTTGTTCTAATGTTCGGAGAGGATACCTCAAGCAAGCTTCTGGAAAGGTGGCCGGTCACGTTCAAGAAAAAGATCATCAAACAATGCAGAAAGCTTCCATCCACAAGTGAGCTTGAAGAACTCTTGCTGGCAGCTGATCCTCCTGAGGATGGCACTGAATTGGATGTTGACTTTG GTTGGGACAGTGATCTGTCATCGGTTTTactgcttatacacctgattccACCCTCCGCTCAGGGTCGGAAGAGACCAGGAAAGGTTTCCGCATCCCAAGCAGAGAAACATCTTGTGGTATTCAAGAAG ACCGGAACAAACATTCAAGAGCATCTCGATGCCATCACTACTAGCGCTCAGCCCTATCTCCTAGCTGTTGGAGTTAAGAAGAATGCAATCCACCAGTTCTTCATCATTATCGACAAGAATGCCATACCTTGCAGGTCAACCTCTTCTCTTGTTGCTTTTGACGAACTATTTAAGGCACATTTTGTGTTTGGCACATCCTACAACACCATGCTCCACAACATGTACACTTTCATCCAAACTACAGTGTACAGCATCGATGCTGGCAAGGTCAAAGAGAGCCCTCGTGTTGCTGAAATCAGGGCGAGGTTACTTCATTAG
- the LOC121566618 gene encoding uncharacterized protein LOC121566618 isoform X1: MLLKAKLGDVQKFVRITEPNLKDFLIAAFAKFGVPAVTEESVSMVASSEQSQPSSLDTLDSEDTVIISDSPSRKRQRLDTEAKQLVESALTNKTGGERIINEYNRTKSLTDETRRKMVNMLAADMTEMNGTSPPRQVKEMYAKGIVTLFPYLSDPFSKNGYEHYYDGESGTGYLAWRIKTIQRGTAKDRRSSFGESAKGSTGEDMSGGPTVRRESQFVPETALTDDECNKAISLMKHSADADTIKKKMELTFVYRRKMILDPQQSSNILSEFPRFKDVKSLVEQDFVLMFGEDTSSKLLERWPVTFKKKIIKQCRKLPSTSELEELLLAADPPEDGTELDVDFGWDSDLSSVLLLIHLIPPSAQGRKRPGKVSASQAEKHLVVFKKTGTNIQEHLDAITTSAQPYLLAVGVKKNAIHQFFIIIDKNAIPCRSTSSLVAFDELFKAHFVFGTSYNTMLHNMYTFIQTTVYSIDAGKVKESPRVAEIRARLLH, encoded by the exons ATGCTGCTTAAAGCTAAACTTGGAGATGTCCAAAAATTTGTCAGAATAACTGAGCCAAATCTGAAAGACTTTTTGATTGCAG CATTTGCAAAGTTTGGTGTCCCAGCTGTAACAGAAG AATCTGTCTCCATGGTGGCCTCTTCTGAGCAATCCCAACCATCATCCCTTGATACCTTGGACTCTGAGGATACAGTCATTATTTCAGATAGCCCCTCCAGAAAACGCCAGAGGCTGGATACAGAAGCCAAGCAA TTGGTGGAATCAGCTCTTACCAACAAAACCGGTGGGGAACGTATAATAAATGAATACAACCGAACCAAGTCCTTGACGGATGAAACAAGACGCAAAATGGTGAACATGCTGGCAGCTGACATGACAGAAATGAATGG TACATCTCCACCCAGACAGGTGAAAGAAATGTATGCCAAAGGAATAGTGACCTTATTCCCGTACCTCAGTGACCCATTCTCTAAGAATGGCTAT GAGCATTATTATGATGGCGAGAGTGGAACTGGGTACTTGGCCTGGAGGATTAAAACTATTCAGAGAGGCACCGCCAAAGACAGGCGATCATCATTCGGAG AATCAGCCAAAGGATCAACTGGTGAAGACATGTCTGGAGGACCGACTGTCAGACGAGAATCCCAGTTTGTTCCAGAGACTGCCCTGACTGATGATGAGTGCAACAAAGCAATCTCACTGATGAAACATTCTGCTGATGCAGACACAATCAAGAAGAAAATGGAACTGACGTTTGTGTATCGCCGCAAAATGATCCTCGACCCCCAGCAGTCAAGCAACATACTGTCTGAGTTTCCACGTTTTAAAGACGTCAAAAGCTTG GTTGAACAGGATTTTGTTCTAATGTTCGGAGAGGATACCTCAAGCAAGCTTCTGGAAAGGTGGCCGGTCACGTTCAAGAAAAAGATCATCAAACAATGCAGAAAGCTTCCATCCACAAGTGAGCTTGAAGAACTCTTGCTGGCAGCTGATCCTCCTGAGGATGGCACTGAATTGGATGTTGACTTTG GTTGGGACAGTGATCTGTCATCGGTTTTactgcttatacacctgattccACCCTCCGCTCAGGGTCGGAAGAGACCAGGAAAGGTTTCCGCATCCCAAGCAGAGAAACATCTTGTGGTATTCAAGAAG ACCGGAACAAACATTCAAGAGCATCTCGATGCCATCACTACTAGCGCTCAGCCCTATCTCCTAGCTGTTGGAGTTAAGAAGAATGCAATCCACCAGTTCTTCATCATTATCGACAAGAATGCCATACCTTGCAGGTCAACCTCTTCTCTTGTTGCTTTTGACGAACTATTTAAGGCACATTTTGTGTTTGGCACATCCTACAACACCATGCTCCACAACATGTACACTTTCATCCAAACTACAGTGTACAGCATCGATGCTGGCAAGGTCAAAGAGAGCCCTCGTGTTGCTGAAATCAGGGCGAGGTTACTTCATTAG